The Solibacillus sp. FSL W7-1464 genome contains a region encoding:
- a CDS encoding DUF3600 domain-containing protein yields the protein MENHFKEDMDKIEIPFQLHERSKKGIKEAKSEMDGTVKRFVKKRIAITIMAACLMVPTGAFAYQSLLADDLYGSFDNVKKHIANITMKSYLLFDAKLSQAKGDLGKEQFEQFKEILHVITDAKLEFGDKNGNIDYSKVSEEKRAEVKAAIYEIQPYFDKLNNQPSSKEILTAEEYEQYIQALLTFETVMAQLGVSSPPKVEMVPADAQEEFLKARAVLDYVNEKQMGN from the coding sequence ATGGAGAATCATTTTAAAGAGGATATGGATAAAATTGAAATCCCGTTCCAGCTTCATGAAAGAAGCAAAAAAGGCATAAAGGAAGCCAAATCGGAAATGGACGGAACGGTGAAACGTTTTGTGAAAAAACGAATCGCAATTACGATCATGGCTGCCTGCTTAATGGTTCCAACTGGAGCATTTGCGTATCAGTCGTTACTTGCAGATGATTTATATGGATCGTTTGATAATGTGAAAAAACATATAGCAAATATTACAATGAAAAGTTATTTACTATTTGATGCAAAATTGTCCCAGGCAAAAGGTGACCTCGGAAAAGAACAATTCGAACAGTTTAAAGAAATACTCCATGTCATTACAGATGCAAAACTTGAATTTGGCGATAAAAACGGAAATATCGATTATTCTAAGGTGTCTGAAGAAAAACGGGCGGAAGTTAAAGCGGCCATTTATGAAATCCAACCGTACTTTGATAAGTTAAATAATCAGCCATCGAGTAAAGAAATTTTAACAGCTGAAGAATATGAGCAATATATTCAGGCGTTATTAACCTTTGAAACAGTTATGGCACAATTAGGTGTTTCTTCACCACCAAAAGTAGAGATGGTTCCTGCAGATGCACAAGAAGAATTTTTAAAGGCTCGTGCCGTATTGGATTACGTGAATGAAAAACAAATGGGGAATTAA